In Gammaproteobacteria bacterium, the genomic window GGGCAATGGTGCCCTTGCCCGAGGCGGTCGGGCCGTCGATGGTGATGACTGGGGTTTTGGTGGTCATATATACACTTCCTGATTTGGAGAGCTTGGCGCTCTGAACGGATCCTTAGTGCTGAGTGCTCAGACCATTGCTCCCACTCAGCAGTGAGTCATGCGGCGCAATGCCCTGCGGTTATTGCGCCCTACGGGTATTAAGGATAGTGCTGAGTGCTGAGAGCTGAGTAAAAGCCGCAGAACTTGGCACTTGTTTTTTTACTCGGCACTGATTTTTATCCCCGCCGCCCGCGCCAGGGCGACGAATCCCGGGAACGAGGTGTTTACATTGGCGCAGTTGTTGATCTCCAGCGGCCCGCTGGCGCGCAGGGCGGCGATGGCGAAGGCCATGGCGATACGGTGGTCGTCGTGGCTTTCCACCCGGCCGCCGCCCAGGCGGCAACCGGCGCCCCCGCCGCGGATCACCATGCCGTCGTCGGTGGGTCGGGCATCGACCCCCAGGGTCTGCAGGCCGTCGGCCATCACCTGAATACGGTCACTCTCCTTGACCCGCAGCTCCCGGGCGCCGGTGAGCACGGTCTCGCCCTCGGCGCAGGCGGCGGCGACAAACAGCACCGGAAACTCGTCGATGGCCAGCGGCACCTGGTCTTCGGGGATCGTGATCCCGTGCAGCGGCGCGTAGCGCACGCGGATGTCGGCCACCGGCTCGCCGCCCACCTCCCGCTGGTTGCTGAGGCTGATGTCCGCGCCCATCTGGCGCAGAATAGTGATCACGCCGGTGCGGGTCGGGTTGACCCCCACGTGTTCCAGCAGCAGATCCGAGCCCTCACTGATGCTGGCGCCGACCATAAAGAAGGCCGCCGAGGAGATGTCCGCCGGCACCTCCACCGCGGTGGCCGTGAGCCTGCCGCCGCCTTCGATGCAGGCCGTGGCGCGGTGGTTTTCCAGGGCCTCCCTTTGTACGGGATAACCGAAGCCGGCCAGCATGCGCTCGGTGTGGTCCCGGGTCGGCGCCGGTTCGGACACGCAGGTGCGGCCGGTGGCGTACATGCCCGCCAGCAGCAGGCAGGATTTCACCTGGGCGCTGGCCACGGGCAGGGTGTAGTCGATGCCGTTCAAGGGCTGATCGCCACAAATGCTCAGCGGCGCGGTGCCGGCCTCGGTGGTGCCGATCACCACCCCCATTTCCGCCAGGGGTTCGGTGACCCGCAGCATGGGGCGTTTGGAGAGCGAGTCGTCGCCGGTGAGGATGGTGTTGAAATTCTGCCCGCTCAACAGCCCGGCCAACAGGCGCATCGAGGTGCCGGAATTGCCCATGTTCAACGGGTGTTGCGGCGTCCTGAGCCCGCGCATGCCCACCCCGTGGATGACCACCCGGCCATTGTCCGGGCCTTCGATGTTCACCCCCATGTCGCGAAAGGCCTGCAAGGTCGCCAGCGCGTCCTCGCCCTCCAGAAAACCGCTCACCTCGGTCACGCCCTCGGCCAGGGAGCCCAGCATGATGGCCCGGTGCGAAATCGATTTATCACCAGGCACACGCTGGCTGCCCTGCAGGGCTCCGCCCGGCGCAACGCGAAACACGACATTGTGGACCGGCGGTTTTTCGGTGATTGCGTCTGTTTGTGGGGCGTCTGTTTGCGGCGCGTCACTCTCGGATACTGGGTTGTCACTGCTCATCGCGGTTTCCGGCTCTCTGTTTCTTAATATAGGGAAGATACGGGTGATTTTTTGGTTTTTTTTGAGGGTGTATCGCTAATCGTTACAAAACTGGTCGCGCGCGGATTTGGCGCGGGTAAAGACCTTCAGCAGGTAATCGCCATCGTTGTTGGCGATGGCCTGGCGCAGCTTTGCCAGATCGGCCTCGAAGCGCCCCAGCATCTTTAACAGGGCCGGTTCGTTGTGTACACAGATGTCATGCCACATCTGCGGATCACTGGAGGCGATGCGGGTGAAGTCACGAAAGCCGCCGGCGGCAAACTCAAAGATTTCCTGTTTGTCGTCCATGGTCGCCAGCGTGTCCACCAGCGCAAAGGCCAGCAGGTGCGGCAGGTGGCTGGTGGCGGCGAGGACCTCGTCGTGGTGATCCACCCCGGTTTCGAGCACCTTGGCGCCGGCCTGTTGCCACATCTCGCGCACCCGTGCGACCGCCTCGGGGGCGCTGTTTTCGGTCGGTGTCAGGATCACCCGACGCCCCTCAAACAGCCCGGCGGTCGAGGCCTCAACCCCGCTCTTCTCGGTGCCCGCAATGGGATGACCGGGGACAAAGTTCGCCGGCAGCCCGCCAAAGGCCCGCCGGGCCGCCTCCACCACGCTGGCCTTGGTGGAGCCGGCATCGGTGAGCACTGCCGTCACGGGCAGGGTTGGGGCAATGGCGCGAAAGATCCCTTCCATCGCCCCCACCGGCGCGGCCACCAGCACCATGTCGGCACCGCGCACCGCGGCCGGCAGCGCCGTCTCGATGCGGTCGATTACCCCCAGCTGCA contains:
- the aroA gene encoding 3-phosphoshikimate 1-carboxyvinyltransferase produces the protein MSSDNPVSESDAPQTDAPQTDAITEKPPVHNVVFRVAPGGALQGSQRVPGDKSISHRAIMLGSLAEGVTEVSGFLEGEDALATLQAFRDMGVNIEGPDNGRVVIHGVGMRGLRTPQHPLNMGNSGTSMRLLAGLLSGQNFNTILTGDDSLSKRPMLRVTEPLAEMGVVIGTTEAGTAPLSICGDQPLNGIDYTLPVASAQVKSCLLLAGMYATGRTCVSEPAPTRDHTERMLAGFGYPVQREALENHRATACIEGGGRLTATAVEVPADISSAAFFMVGASISEGSDLLLEHVGVNPTRTGVITILRQMGADISLSNQREVGGEPVADIRVRYAPLHGITIPEDQVPLAIDEFPVLFVAAACAEGETVLTGARELRVKESDRIQVMADGLQTLGVDARPTDDGMVIRGGGAGCRLGGGRVESHDDHRIAMAFAIAALRASGPLEINNCANVNTSFPGFVALARAAGIKISAE
- a CDS encoding prephenate dehydrogenase/arogenate dehydrogenase family protein; amino-acid sequence: MIKQLTIIGVGLIGGSLARALKRAGVVGEVVGTGRDVGHLQRALQLGVIDRIETALPAAVRGADMVLVAAPVGAMEGIFRAIAPTLPVTAVLTDAGSTKASVVEAARRAFGGLPANFVPGHPIAGTEKSGVEASTAGLFEGRRVILTPTENSAPEAVARVREMWQQAGAKVLETGVDHHDEVLAATSHLPHLLAFALVDTLATMDDKQEIFEFAAGGFRDFTRIASSDPQMWHDICVHNEPALLKMLGRFEADLAKLRQAIANNDGDYLLKVFTRAKSARDQFCND